In Campylobacter suis, the following proteins share a genomic window:
- the waaF gene encoding lipopolysaccharide heptosyltransferase II, which yields MKIFIEIPVWLGDAVMATPAVQNIIKAYPHASLIILGSSVSNHVFKGYENIQRFIVNETKKGGNRYINLINLAKNIGEVDIAISFRRSFSSKFMMFFIKAKKKLQYHRLSKNETHLVVRYNDFINKFLELNLNAKEQKLYHKPFCYERKTLGINPGATYGSAKRWYPKEFADVAMALADKFDIVIFGGPSETQIATDIEQILKQNNIKNYQNLAGKTSVDELISRVGGLSLFITNDSGPMHIAAAFKVPTIAIFGPTKFNETSPWMNQNAHIISKNLTCAPCMKRTCPLSHHDCMRLITAKDVLNLV from the coding sequence ATGAAGATATTTATTGAGATACCTGTGTGGTTGGGAGATGCAGTGATGGCAACACCAGCAGTTCAAAATATCATAAAAGCATATCCACACGCAAGCCTTATCATACTTGGCTCATCAGTCTCAAACCATGTTTTTAAGGGATATGAAAATATCCAACGCTTTATCGTAAATGAGACAAAAAAAGGCGGAAATAGATATATAAATTTAATAAATTTAGCCAAAAACATCGGCGAAGTTGATATAGCGATATCATTTAGGCGTAGCTTTTCATCTAAATTTATGATGTTTTTTATAAAAGCAAAAAAAAAGTTGCAATACCATCGCTTAAGCAAAAACGAAACACATTTAGTCGTTAGATACAACGACTTTATAAATAAATTTTTAGAACTTAACTTAAATGCAAAAGAGCAAAAGCTATATCACAAGCCATTTTGTTATGAGCGAAAAACTCTGGGCATAAATCCCGGTGCAACATATGGAAGCGCCAAAAGATGGTATCCAAAAGAGTTTGCCGATGTTGCTATGGCTTTGGCTGATAAATTTGACATTGTTATATTTGGCGGACCCAGCGAAACACAAATAGCCACAGATATAGAACAGATACTAAAACAAAACAATATCAAAAACTATCAAAACCTAGCTGGCAAAACAAGCGTAGATGAGCTAATCTCTCGCGTCGGCGGGCTTAGTCTTTTTATAACAAACGATAGTGGCCCTATGCATATAGCAGCGGCTTTTAAAGTACCTACTATAGCTATCTTTGGTCCTACAAAATTTAATGAAACCAGCCCATGGATGAATCAAAATGCCCATATCATCAGCAAAAACCTAACTTGCGCACCATGCATGAAGCGCACCTGTCCACTCTCTCATCATGACTGTATGAGACTTATCACTGCCAAAGATGTGTTAAATCTAGTTTAA
- a CDS encoding lipopolysaccharide kinase InaA family protein: protein MYKFTLNENFNWLKEFLLDIKDKFKSSQNSLHKVRNEIKLISQNDTEVVVKSFKIPNIFNKILYFFGKKTKAQKSYEHALRIENFTPKPIGYIEFYEHKLLCESFFVSENFAYDFTIREVLLDDEFLNKDSILKQFVAFTYALHEQEILHLDYSPGNILIKQSGDRYEFKVVDINRMKFKKLKLKDRLKNFSMLWATDEDMKSIAVEYAKLSNADESRCIDMAMKYSHRLKARKNLKKRLKGQKC, encoded by the coding sequence ATGTATAAATTTACCCTAAATGAGAATTTTAACTGGCTAAAAGAGTTTTTGCTAGATATAAAAGATAAGTTTAAAAGCTCGCAAAACTCGCTACATAAAGTACGAAACGAGATAAAACTCATCAGCCAAAATGATACAGAAGTGGTTGTAAAAAGTTTTAAAATTCCAAACATTTTTAATAAAATTTTATACTTTTTTGGCAAAAAAACAAAAGCACAAAAGTCATACGAGCATGCCTTAAGGATTGAAAATTTCACACCAAAACCTATCGGATATATCGAGTTTTACGAACATAAATTACTTTGTGAGAGTTTTTTTGTAAGTGAAAATTTTGCATATGATTTTACTATAAGAGAAGTTTTACTAGACGATGAGTTTTTAAACAAAGATAGCATTTTAAAACAATTTGTAGCATTTACATATGCACTTCACGAGCAAGAAATTTTACATCTTGACTACAGCCCTGGAAACATCTTGATAAAACAAAGTGGCGACCGATACGAGTTTAAGGTAGTTGATATAAATAGAATGAAATTTAAAAAACTAAAGCTAAAAGATAGACTTAAAAATTTCTCTATGCTTTGGGCTACAGATGAGGATATGAAGTCTATCGCTGTTGAATACGCAAAACTCTCAAACGCCGATGAGAGCAGATGTATCGATATGGCGATGAAGTATTCGCATAGACTAAAGGCAAGAAAAAATTTAAAAAAACGACTAAAAGGACAAAAGTGCTAA
- a CDS encoding heavy metal translocating P-type ATPase, translated as MSKFKCSHCQLVFDENSAITNDSGQKFCCSGCKNVYEILHESGFDEFYSRLGKSTLSPQNSLTITKQSVQSLYKEFVKNEDGFNKINLVIEGIHCSACIWLNEKVLHSMPGVIEASVNATNNKATVVWDEELIGLAEILTGLNAVGYRAYAYDISREEERMAAKRREFYMKLLVGIFCVMNIMWIAVSQYAGYFSGIDASVRDILNFAEFLLTTPVLFYTGSAFFSGAKIALKTKTPNMDLLVITGASLAYVYSIYAMFSRTGEVYFDSVAMIITFVFAGKFLEILSKKRASDTIDGLNLLTLSEVCVLNGENLEQKNARDVVAGETIVLKAGDKVLIDGIIKSGEASFDLSSLNGESIPVVLAKDESVKSGSICLDGLVYYTASANFESSLLSKIIAMLENATLKKPKIEQFANEISPKFSLIVLGIALATFFYYLSTTSFQNALIIAISVIVIACPCALALATPVATLCALGVGLKKGVIFKEAKFIESLAKCDTVVFDKTGTLTNSALVISEFVNFKDFDDGVILALANASSHPVSMAVAKFLCKNQPAELTNVKEFVAKGVSASLDDKILLGGSARFMRENQISCGSDDAQYFVAFNGELVAKFILKDELRKSAKECVDTLKSLGIRPLILSGDTQQNVKKVADELGIEFWAGVLPDEKAEFISELVLNSHQVAFVGDGINDSIAMSLAQIGVCMGSGADVSLERSDVALLNNDLAAFTSAVKLSRATLRKIKQNLFFSLCYNAFTLPLAVMGLIIPLFAAISMSLSSLVVVLNSLALRREFKEKNG; from the coding sequence ATGTCAAAATTTAAGTGCTCACATTGCCAGCTTGTATTTGATGAAAATTCAGCTATAACAAACGACAGCGGTCAAAAATTTTGTTGTAGTGGGTGTAAAAATGTTTATGAAATTTTACATGAAAGTGGCTTTGATGAGTTTTACTCAAGACTTGGTAAATCCACCCTAAGCCCTCAAAATAGCCTAACTATAACAAAGCAAAGCGTTCAAAGCTTGTATAAGGAATTTGTCAAAAACGAAGATGGTTTTAATAAGATAAACCTTGTCATAGAGGGCATTCACTGTTCGGCTTGTATCTGGCTAAATGAAAAGGTTTTACACTCTATGCCGGGTGTGATCGAGGCTAGTGTAAATGCCACAAATAACAAAGCCACCGTTGTTTGGGATGAGGAACTTATAGGCTTGGCTGAAATTTTGACTGGGCTTAATGCTGTTGGATACCGTGCTTATGCTTATGATATAAGCCGTGAAGAGGAGCGTATGGCGGCAAAAAGGCGTGAGTTTTACATGAAGCTTTTGGTTGGCATTTTTTGCGTGATGAATATCATGTGGATCGCCGTATCGCAGTATGCGGGCTATTTTAGTGGGATAGATGCAAGTGTGCGAGATATATTAAATTTTGCTGAGTTTTTGCTCACAACTCCTGTGCTTTTTTATACGGGGAGTGCATTTTTTAGTGGTGCAAAGATAGCCTTAAAGACTAAAACGCCTAATATGGACTTGCTGGTTATAACTGGCGCTAGTTTGGCTTATGTTTACTCTATTTATGCGATGTTTAGCCGTACTGGAGAAGTGTACTTTGATTCGGTGGCTATGATTATAACTTTTGTATTTGCGGGTAAATTTTTAGAAATTTTAAGCAAAAAACGAGCCAGTGATACTATTGATGGGCTAAATTTGCTTACTTTAAGTGAGGTTTGCGTTTTAAATGGAGAAAATTTAGAGCAAAAAAATGCCCGTGATGTCGTGGCTGGCGAAACTATCGTTTTAAAAGCTGGCGACAAGGTTTTAATAGACGGTATCATAAAAAGTGGCGAAGCTAGCTTTGATCTATCAAGCTTAAATGGCGAGAGTATCCCCGTTGTTTTGGCTAAAGATGAGAGTGTAAAAAGTGGCTCGATATGCTTAGATGGTTTGGTTTATTATACCGCAAGTGCAAATTTTGAAAGCTCGCTTTTAAGCAAGATTATCGCTATGCTTGAAAACGCAACACTCAAAAAGCCAAAAATAGAGCAGTTTGCTAATGAAATTTCGCCAAAATTTTCACTCATTGTCCTTGGTATCGCTTTGGCTACATTTTTTTATTATTTATCAACTACAAGCTTTCAAAATGCCCTTATCATAGCTATCTCTGTTATAGTTATAGCTTGCCCGTGTGCTCTTGCTCTTGCAACGCCTGTTGCAACGCTTTGTGCTCTTGGAGTAGGGCTAAAAAAGGGAGTGATATTTAAAGAGGCAAAATTTATAGAAAGTCTTGCAAAGTGCGATACTGTCGTATTTGATAAGACTGGCACACTTACAAACTCGGCTCTTGTGATTAGTGAGTTTGTAAATTTTAAAGATTTTGATGATGGTGTGATACTTGCTCTTGCAAATGCTTCAAGCCACCCAGTAAGCATGGCTGTGGCAAAATTTCTTTGTAAGAATCAGCCAGCAGAGCTAACAAATGTAAAAGAGTTTGTAGCAAAGGGAGTTAGCGCCAGTTTAGATGATAAAATTTTGCTTGGTGGAAGCGCTAGATTTATGCGAGAAAATCAAATTTCGTGTGGTAGCGATGACGCTCAGTATTTTGTCGCTTTTAACGGTGAATTGGTGGCAAAATTTATCCTAAAGGATGAGCTAAGAAAGAGTGCAAAAGAGTGTGTGGATACGCTAAAATCCCTTGGTATTCGCCCACTTATCTTAAGTGGGGATACACAGCAAAATGTAAAAAAAGTCGCAGATGAGCTTGGCATTGAGTTTTGGGCTGGGGTTTTGCCTGATGAAAAGGCGGAATTTATAAGCGAACTTGTGCTAAATTCTCATCAAGTTGCTTTTGTTGGTGATGGTATAAATGACAGCATAGCTATGAGCTTGGCTCAGATTGGTGTTTGTATGGGGAGCGGAGCAGATGTGAGCTTGGAAAGAAGTGATGTAGCGCTTTTAAATAACGATCTTGCGGCATTTACAAGTGCTGTAAAGCTTTCAAGAGCAACCCTTAGAAAAATAAAGCAAAATCTCTTTTTTAGTCTATGCTACAACGCATTTACGCTACCACTTGCGGTTATGGGGCTTATCATACCGCTATTTGCTGCTATATCAATGTCGCTTAGCTCGCTTGTAGTTGTTTTAAACTCGCTTGCGTTAAGGCGAGAATTTAAGGAGAAAAATGGATAG
- a CDS encoding glycosyltransferase family 2 protein, translated as MISGVVLVKNNEKTLDKTLKSLEFLDDVVVFDNGSTDNSLQIASSYKNVNLIQGEFVGFGRTKNKAASYAKNDWILIIDSDEVVDSELRSILQNKMLDENCVYKLNFIAFYKEIQIKYCGWNNQKIKRLYNKKITHYNDNDVHEDIITQGLRTEILSGNIRHYSYSSIEQFVQKANTYSTLFAKNNAGKKHSSPAKAFLNAAYSFFKTYIFKKGFLDGYVGLIIAVSHAVTNFYKYIKLYELNQEAKNEHTHNQTR; from the coding sequence ATGATAAGTGGCGTAGTCTTGGTCAAAAATAACGAAAAAACTCTTGATAAAACGCTAAAAAGCCTTGAATTTTTAGATGATGTCGTGGTTTTTGATAACGGCTCTACCGACAACTCACTACAAATCGCAAGCTCATATAAAAATGTAAATTTGATACAAGGCGAGTTTGTGGGCTTTGGGCGTACAAAAAATAAAGCTGCAAGCTATGCAAAAAATGACTGGATACTAATCATCGATAGCGATGAGGTCGTAGATAGCGAGCTAAGAAGCATTTTACAAAACAAAATGCTTGATGAAAACTGCGTTTATAAGCTAAATTTTATCGCATTTTATAAAGAAATTCAGATAAAATACTGTGGATGGAATAACCAAAAGATAAAACGCCTATACAATAAAAAAATCACACACTATAACGATAACGATGTGCACGAAGATATCATAACGCAAGGTCTTAGAACTGAAATTTTGAGTGGAAACATCAGGCATTACAGCTACTCTAGTATCGAGCAGTTTGTCCAAAAAGCAAACACCTACTCAACGCTCTTTGCCAAAAATAACGCAGGCAAAAAGCACTCCAGTCCAGCCAAAGCTTTTTTGAACGCTGCGTACTCTTTTTTTAAGACCTATATATTTAAAAAAGGCTTTTTAGACGGCTATGTCGGTCTTATCATTGCCGTTTCGCACGCAGTAACAAATTTTTATAAATACATCAAACTTTATGAGCTAAACCAAGAAGCAAAAAATGAACATACTCATAACCAGACACGATAA
- a CDS encoding glycosyltransferase family 25 protein → MKIFVINLKKDIEKKEKFIKTFEPIGLDYEFIEGIYGRGLSEDELRKSVYDYDNCFITKGEVGCALSHLKIYQKIVDENIPYALILEDDTVFNSEFRNYLNILQVFLQTKQNYELVCLMYMVNSFKNFNIKINKEITLYKFVAGTGTYGYIITNAAAKKMLKANTPLILEADCWLQFYKLCGLNIYGLNKNIIETSDIDGTNSSIEKERVTLGKKKSRARKQRMRKFGGVAYILRGLWYRLLKTIFSRHLISK, encoded by the coding sequence GTGAAAATTTTCGTTATAAACCTAAAAAAAGATATAGAAAAAAAAGAAAAATTTATCAAAACATTTGAGCCTATCGGACTTGATTATGAATTTATTGAAGGTATTTATGGAAGGGGGCTAAGCGAAGATGAGCTTAGAAAAAGCGTATATGATTACGATAATTGTTTCATTACAAAAGGCGAAGTGGGCTGTGCGCTAAGTCATCTTAAAATTTATCAAAAAATAGTCGATGAAAATATACCTTACGCTCTTATCTTAGAAGATGATACCGTATTTAATTCTGAATTTAGAAACTATCTTAATATATTACAAGTTTTTTTGCAAACCAAACAAAATTACGAACTAGTTTGCCTAATGTATATGGTTAATAGTTTTAAAAATTTTAATATCAAAATTAATAAAGAGATTACTCTATATAAATTTGTAGCAGGTACTGGAACCTACGGCTATATAATAACAAATGCTGCTGCAAAAAAGATGTTAAAAGCAAATACTCCACTTATTTTGGAAGCTGATTGTTGGCTACAATTTTATAAATTATGCGGTTTAAACATTTATGGTTTAAATAAAAACATTATAGAAACTAGTGATATAGATGGAACAAACTCATCAATTGAGAAAGAACGCGTGACTTTAGGCAAGAAAAAATCACGCGCTAGAAAGCAAAGAATGCGAAAATTCGGCGGTGTAGCCTACATACTGCGTGGCTTATGGTATCGCTTGTTAAAGACAATTTTTAGCAGACATCTTATTAGCAAGTAA
- a CDS encoding glycosyltransferase family 9 protein: MNILITRHDKIGDFVLALPMIKLAKEQILDAKISVLVSKVNYEFAKNIDFIDEVLLYEESIFALSKKIKQGRFDIAISAFTDTKLALALLLAGVKKRVAPATKIAQIFANIRIRQRRSEVKMREFEYNIELLRSVFSEISPDFKRPVLEFSELEKMAVFQSFLDENKIENGLNIVAFHPGFGGSSDGNLSLDDYILLAKITSQKPNTKAVFSFGPDDDSAYRYISSKLDFDAVLWRSNLNLIDFCKLLSNFRLFVSTSTGPMHLAAAVNTPTFSFFGNSLFASFKRWGSINESQQNFCISKEYSKQEFETIKSEFIKVLDA; this comes from the coding sequence ATGAACATACTCATAACCAGACACGATAAGATCGGCGACTTTGTGCTGGCTTTACCTATGATAAAGCTAGCAAAAGAGCAAATTTTAGATGCAAAAATTTCGGTGCTAGTTTCAAAAGTAAATTATGAATTTGCTAAAAATATCGACTTCATCGATGAAGTTTTACTTTATGAAGAGAGCATTTTTGCACTATCAAAAAAGATAAAACAAGGACGATTTGATATTGCTATTAGCGCCTTTACAGATACAAAACTAGCGCTTGCTCTGCTTTTAGCTGGGGTAAAAAAACGAGTAGCACCAGCCACAAAAATAGCTCAAATTTTTGCAAATATCCGTATAAGACAACGCAGAAGTGAAGTAAAAATGCGCGAGTTTGAGTATAATATCGAGCTTTTACGCTCAGTTTTTAGTGAAATTTCGCCAGATTTTAAAAGACCGGTTTTAGAATTTAGCGAACTTGAAAAAATGGCTGTTTTTCAGAGTTTTTTAGATGAGAACAAGATAGAAAATGGACTTAATATCGTTGCTTTTCACCCAGGGTTTGGCGGTAGCAGTGATGGAAATTTAAGCCTTGATGATTATATCTTACTTGCTAAAATCACAAGTCAAAAACCAAACACAAAGGCTGTTTTTAGCTTTGGTCCAGACGATGATAGTGCTTACAGATATATAAGTTCAAAGCTTGATTTTGATGCTGTTTTATGGCGCTCAAACTTAAATTTGATAGATTTTTGTAAACTTTTGTCAAATTTTAGACTTTTTGTAAGCACCTCAACTGGTCCAATGCACCTTGCAGCAGCGGTAAATACACCCACTTTTTCATTTTTTGGAAACTCACTTTTTGCAAGTTTTAAGCGCTGGGGCAGCATAAATGAAAGTCAGCAAAATTTTTGCATATCAAAAGAGTACTCAAAGCAAGAGTTTGAAACGATAAAATCAGAATTTATAAAGGTACTAGATGCTTAA
- a CDS encoding glycosyltransferase family 4 protein: MAKILELCLSPDLGGLELYMKNATKNLNSTAVIGKNSKLKVAFEAENLAFYEMDRFAVFHLAGIIDSQNIDVLHIHWTKDILTAVLAKKLSRKKPKIVQTRHMHMTRFKSDFYHKFLYKNIDMIIAVTELLQEQINKFIPSNIRPKVKVCYLGVKEIVPLDKDKKLELRDSLGLESEFVVGIVGRVEGAKGQHIVLNAAKILRDFNINLRVLVVGGCMDERYLNALKGVYKDDIFLGHVQNASEYMQICDCVVLATKKETFGLVLAEAMRAGVCVLASDSGGPLEIIDDGKNGLLFEAFNSKDLARKLKLVIDDENFRQTLARNGKEKADNKFNETTHFAELATMLNEI; this comes from the coding sequence ATGGCTAAAATTTTAGAGCTTTGTCTATCACCTGATCTTGGTGGACTTGAGCTATATATGAAAAATGCGACTAAAAATTTAAACTCAACTGCTGTAATAGGCAAAAACTCAAAGCTTAAGGTAGCTTTTGAGGCTGAAAATTTGGCATTTTATGAGATGGACAGGTTTGCGGTTTTTCATCTTGCTGGTATTATCGATAGTCAAAATATTGATGTCTTACATATCCACTGGACAAAAGACATTTTAACTGCTGTTTTAGCAAAAAAACTATCACGCAAAAAACCAAAGATAGTCCAAACCAGACACATGCATATGACGCGATTTAAGAGCGATTTTTACCATAAATTTTTATATAAAAATATCGATATGATTATCGCAGTTACTGAGCTTTTGCAAGAGCAGATAAATAAATTTATCCCAAGCAATATACGACCAAAGGTAAAGGTTTGCTACCTTGGCGTAAAAGAGATAGTGCCGCTTGATAAAGATAAAAAGCTTGAGTTAAGGGACAGTTTGGGGCTTGAAAGTGAGTTTGTAGTAGGCATAGTTGGTAGAGTCGAAGGGGCAAAAGGGCAACACATCGTTTTAAATGCTGCTAAAATTTTAAGAGATTTTAATATAAATTTGCGTGTATTAGTCGTTGGTGGATGCATGGATGAGAGATACTTAAATGCCCTTAAAGGGGTGTACAAGGATGATATATTTCTTGGACATGTTCAAAATGCAAGCGAATATATGCAAATTTGTGATTGTGTCGTACTGGCTACAAAAAAAGAGACTTTCGGGCTTGTTTTGGCTGAGGCTATGCGAGCTGGTGTGTGTGTTTTAGCTAGCGATAGCGGAGGGCCTCTTGAGATTATAGATGATGGCAAAAATGGGCTTTTGTTTGAAGCGTTTAATAGCAAGGATCTTGCCAGAAAACTAAAGCTTGTTATAGATGATGAGAATTTTAGACAGACGCTAGCTAGAAATGGTAAGGAAAAAGCAGATAATAAATTTAACGAAACCACGCATTTTGCAGAGCTTGCAACTATGTTAAACGAAATTTAA
- the waaC gene encoding lipopolysaccharide heptosyltransferase I: MNKTLNIAIVRLSAIGDIVHSCIVLQFIKRNLLNVKITWIADEKFGEILDGHEHIDRLVLVPLKDKKFKKTFHIVRSLGKFDVAIDLQGLIKSAIITKLLSKNSYGFDKKSIKEPLASLFYATKLTCDYNENIILRNLKLASFALNFNFLKKEILTKSPCLKNYTKQQENSPKRILIAPFASEADKCYDKFKDVILGLGEYEILVCYANEKERVKALALTQETHARLLDKMSLNQLVGFINGCDLVIGNDSGVTHIAWAQNVASITLFGNRPSHRNAYATSQNLVIDAGKKIDAKKIDKNDLCIKEILPQSIIQTAKKLLS; encoded by the coding sequence ATGAATAAAACTCTTAATATCGCCATCGTTAGACTATCTGCCATCGGCGATATTGTGCACTCTTGCATAGTTTTACAATTTATAAAAAGAAATCTTTTAAATGTTAAAATCACATGGATAGCTGATGAAAAATTTGGTGAAATTTTAGATGGGCACGAGCATATAGACCGCCTTGTTTTAGTTCCGCTAAAAGATAAAAAATTTAAAAAAACTTTTCACATAGTGCGCTCACTTGGTAAATTTGATGTTGCTATAGACCTACAAGGACTGATAAAATCAGCCATCATTACAAAATTGCTTAGTAAAAATAGCTATGGATTTGATAAAAAAAGCATAAAAGAGCCGCTGGCTAGCCTTTTTTACGCGACTAAACTTACATGCGATTATAATGAAAATATTATATTAAGAAACCTAAAACTCGCATCTTTTGCGCTAAATTTTAACTTCTTAAAAAAAGAAATTTTAACCAAAAGCCCATGCCTAAAAAACTATACAAAACAGCAAGAAAACTCACCAAAACGCATACTCATAGCACCATTTGCAAGCGAAGCTGATAAATGTTATGATAAGTTTAAAGATGTTATCTTAGGGCTTGGTGAGTATGAAATTTTAGTCTGCTACGCAAATGAAAAAGAGCGCGTTAAAGCACTTGCTCTTACGCAAGAAACACACGCTAGACTACTTGATAAGATGAGTCTAAATCAACTTGTGGGCTTTATAAATGGCTGCGATCTAGTTATCGGTAATGATAGCGGGGTTACTCACATCGCTTGGGCGCAAAATGTCGCTTCCATAACACTTTTTGGAAATCGTCCAAGCCATAGAAATGCCTATGCTACAAGCCAAAATTTAGTCATTGACGCTGGCAAGAAAATAGATGCCAAAAAAATAGATAAAAATGACCTTTGCATAAAAGAAATCTTACCGCAAAGCATTATACAAACAGCAAAAAAGCTCTTGTCTTAA
- a CDS encoding glycosyltransferase family 9 protein, with protein sequence MEFLEKKDVKICIIMLGLFGDVLFRTPILRSIKKKYPNANITVIVDKIGYDVLYNNPNINHIIVMNRKKTNYIKYLYSKISTQIKIIIEKFDIVIDLYNGSSSRSMAKLSLSKYIIAKEPSKLPYKFNNEAHFTSRLFQGLSKLNLDRQDMSVDPEFFINSKVQNRILSEVKNLKKDKFYLLSLGSGGLEKILDIHKTYEIVKYLNHHYGFKPIIVANPGQEFLQERLINDYLEPNGIKFVKLGIKSIDEIAIFIKHSTFFIVPDTGLLHLSFSLKTPTFCVFTHTHPLYVQPENDIIYGIAYKLKEPEEFDSFGLRHCTQDINFSEIKQNLDDFISKVLEQDNV encoded by the coding sequence ATGGAGTTTCTAGAAAAAAAAGATGTAAAAATTTGCATTATTATGCTTGGTCTTTTTGGAGATGTGCTATTTAGAACGCCCATTTTAAGAAGTATCAAAAAAAAATATCCAAATGCAAATATAACTGTTATTGTTGATAAAATAGGCTATGATGTTCTTTATAACAATCCAAACATAAATCATATTATAGTAATGAATCGAAAAAAAACAAATTATATAAAATATCTTTATAGCAAGATATCTACACAGATTAAGATAATTATTGAAAAATTTGATATAGTTATTGATTTATATAATGGCAGCTCATCAAGAAGCATGGCTAAGCTATCGCTTAGCAAGTATATCATAGCAAAAGAACCGTCTAAGTTACCTTATAAATTTAACAACGAAGCACATTTTACATCAAGGCTTTTTCAAGGACTCTCAAAGCTTAATCTAGACAGACAAGATATGAGTGTAGACCCTGAGTTTTTTATAAATTCAAAAGTGCAAAACCGCATTTTAAGTGAGGTTAAAAATTTAAAAAAAGATAAATTTTACCTACTTTCGCTAGGTTCTGGTGGGCTAGAAAAAATACTAGACATACATAAAACTTATGAAATTGTAAAATATTTAAATCATCATTATGGCTTTAAGCCAATAATCGTTGCCAATCCTGGTCAAGAGTTTTTACAAGAAAGATTAATAAACGACTATCTAGAACCAAATGGTATAAAATTTGTAAAGCTTGGCATAAAATCAATAGATGAGATAGCTATATTTATTAAACACTCTACTTTTTTTATAGTTCCAGATACTGGGTTATTACATCTATCTTTTAGTCTAAAAACACCAACCTTTTGCGTTTTTACACACACTCACCCACTATATGTTCAACCTGAAAATGATATAATTTATGGCATAGCCTACAAACTGAAAGAACCAGAAGAGTTTGATAGTTTTGGACTACGACACTGCACTCAAGATATTAATTTTAGTGAAATAAAACAAAATCTAGATGATTTTATAAGCAAAGTACTAGAGCAAGATAATGTATAA
- the ccoS gene encoding cbb3-type cytochrome oxidase assembly protein CcoS yields MDSSVLMIMLAVSLFLGACVLFGVIWGVKNRQFDDYRKFLDGAHFDDEDALNDAYELERRKKEALERKKQI; encoded by the coding sequence ATGGATAGTTCGGTTTTGATGATAATGCTTGCAGTATCGCTATTTTTAGGAGCTTGTGTACTTTTTGGAGTGATATGGGGTGTGAAAAATCGCCAGTTTGATGACTACCGTAAATTCCTAGACGGAGCACATTTTGACGATGAAGATGCGTTAAATGATGCTTATGAGCTTGAAAGGCGCAAAAAAGAGGCGTTAGAGCGTAAAAAGCAAATTTGA
- a CDS encoding polysaccharide deacetylase family protein, producing MLISIMYHHLNSDRCSNDAEIFEQHLKHIKQNFTTIFAGESVQGKCVHITFDDAYADFYLLVFPLLKKYNLKATLAVPSKFILDDTQTPSNERLSFEHNDLFENFKKATFCTYKELKEMIDSGLVQIASHSHSHVVLTNDGVDLDSEIRGSKEILENKLGIRVDSLFFPYGKYNDEVLKFTKKHYKYAFRIGNAIQADFNGINGVIYRINGDALSSPDAIFKPLSMLKYRLKAFIKRILKK from the coding sequence GTGCTAATAAGCATAATGTATCATCATCTAAATAGCGACAGGTGCTCTAATGATGCTGAAATTTTTGAGCAACATTTAAAACACATAAAACAAAATTTCACAACTATTTTCGCGGGAGAAAGCGTGCAAGGAAAGTGTGTCCACATCACATTTGATGATGCTTATGCAGACTTTTACCTACTTGTTTTCCCGCTTCTAAAAAAATACAACCTAAAAGCCACACTCGCAGTCCCTAGCAAATTTATACTAGATGACACACAAACTCCATCAAACGAACGGCTAAGTTTTGAACACAACGATCTTTTTGAAAATTTTAAAAAAGCAACATTTTGCACCTATAAAGAGCTAAAAGAGATGATAGACAGTGGCCTTGTTCAAATCGCCTCACATTCGCACTCTCATGTAGTTTTAACCAACGATGGTGTCGATTTAGATAGCGAAATTCGTGGCTCAAAAGAAATTTTAGAAAACAAGCTAGGCATAAGGGTAGATAGTTTGTTTTTTCCATACGGTAAATATAACGATGAAGTTTTAAAATTTACAAAAAAGCATTACAAATACGCTTTTCGTATCGGCAATGCGATTCAGGCTGATTTTAATGGCATAAATGGCGTAATATACAGAATAAATGGCGATGCACTAAGCTCACCAGACGCGATATTTAAACCATTATCAATGTTAAAATACAGACTAAAAGCATTTATAAAAAGGATACTTAAAAAATGA